The segment ATGATCAGCGCCCCTACATCAATGGTGCCATCGGTCTGGTTCAACAGAATATCATCGTCGGCAGCATCCTGGCCGTGACCATCCTGATCATCTTTCTGCGCAGCCTGTCGTCCACCATCATCGTGGCCGTGGCCATCCCCATCTCCATTATTGGCACCTTCATTTTCATGAGTCTGTTCGGGCGCAACCTGAACGTGGTCTCCCTGGCAGGTATCTCCTTTGCCGTGGGCATGCTCGTGGACAACGCCATCGTGGTCCTGGAAAATATCGACCGCCACCGCAAGCAGCTGGGAAAACGTGCGGCCCAGGCCGCCTATGACGGCACAAGAGAAGTGTGGGGAGCGGTGCTGGCCTCCACCCTGACCACCGTGGCGGTATTTCTGCCCGTCGTCTTCATTGAGGAAGAAGCGGGACAGCTGTTCAAGGATATCGCCATCGCCGTAACCTGCGCAGTGAGCATTTCCATGATCGTCTCCATTTCCGTGATTCCCATGTTCGCCAAACAGCTTTTCAGCCTGGCGGAACGACGGAAAAACGGAAAGGAATTCGAACTGCGCATATTGAAACCTCTGACCGGGCTGGGCACACGCATTTCCAATAGCGTCATGGGCCTTGTCCAGACCTGTCTGAAAAGCACAGGCACCCGTCTGGCCACCATTCTGTTGCTTACCGGACTTGCCGTCGGCTCCTCCTGGCTCTTCATGCCCAAGATGGAATACCTGCCTCAGGGCAACCGCAATATGCTGCTCTCGGTCCTGATTCCGCCTCCGGGCATGTCCGTCAATGAACGAACGGACTGGGGCAACCGCATCTTCGGCATGGCCGACCCGTTCCTGGGACAGGATGAAGTCAATGGCCTGCCTGGCATCCGCAACCTGTTCTATGTGGGCACTCCGGGCTTCAATATCTTCGGCGTCATTTCATCCCAGGAACAAAGAGCCAGAGAGTTGCTCGGCCCCATGATGGGCTGGTCCAACTCCATTCCAGGAGTCTTCGGATTCAGCTTCCAGGCCGGTATCTTCCAGAACCAGATCGGCGGTGACCGGACCATTGACGTGGACCTGATCGGGTCCGATCTGCCCACAATGGCCGCCGCCGCACAGACCCTGTTCCTGACCATCCCCAAAGCCATGGCAGGGGCCCAGGTCCGTCCGGTGCCATCCTTTGAGATGACCTTTCCGGAAATCCGCCTTGCGCCCTACCGAGACAGGCTCAAGGCCACCGGGCTGACTTCACAGGACCTCGGCATTTCCACTGATGTCCTCATGGACGGCCGCAAGGTCGGAGACTTCAAGGAAGAAGGACAGCCTTCCATCGATCTGGTCCTCATGGCCTCGGAGCAGAAGATTTCCACTCCTGAAGATCTGTACGGAGCACTTCTGTCCACTCCAGACGGCAGGCTGCTGCCCATCTCCTCGCTTGCCGGCCTGACCAGAACAACTGGCATCAACGAGATTCGCCACCTGGAGCGCAACAGAACCTTCACCCTGCAGGTCACCCCTCCCGAAACCATGCCCCTTGAAGAAGCCATGGAACTCATTCAGGACAGCATCATCCCGGACCTCGAGGCCAAAGGCGCACTTCAGGGGATGAAGACCCAGCTTTCGGGCGCGGCAGACAAGCTGACCGTCACCCGTCAGGCCCTGCAGTGGAACTTCATCCTGGCCGTGGTCATCATCTACCTGCTGATGTCCTCACTGTTCGGGAACTTCTTCTACCCACTGATCATCTTGTTCACGGTGCCCCTGGCGGCGGCGGGTGGGTTCATCGGCCTGAAGTTGGAGAATCTTCTGCTCACCACACAGCCCCTTGATGTGCTGACCATGCTGGGTTTCGTTATCCTCATCGGTGTCGTGGTCAACAACGCCATCCTCATCGTGCACCAATCCCTGAACAACATCCGCGAAGGCGGCATGGACCACAAGGAAGCCGTGCTGGAATCCGTCCGTACCCGCTTGCGCCCGATCTACATGAGCGCCATGACCTCCATCTTCGGCATGCTGCCTCTGGCGGTATGGCCCGGTCCGGGCTCGGAATTGTACCGCGGGCTCGGTGCAGTCATCCTCGGCGGGTTGGCCCTTTCCACGGTCTTCACCGTGTTTGTCATCCCGTCGCTGCTCATGTTCTTCATCGGCATGGAGAAAAAGGGAACCCCGTCCACCGCTACTCAAACGTAAGGAGCCCTGATGACCGCCATCCGTGCCTTCATGGAAGAGCATTTCAAACACTTCAACGCCCGCGAAACCCTGGACGCGGCAAAGGGGTGGTGCGATCTGCTTGATGGTGGCGGTCAGATGTTCCTGGCCATGGCAGGCGCCATGAGCACGGCGGAAATCGGCATTTCCCTGGCCCGAATGATACGCCAGGGCAAGGTACACGCCATCTCCTGCACCGCTGCCAATCTGGAAGAAGACATCTTCAACCTCTTTGCCGGCAATGAATACAAAATCCTGCCCGAATACAGAGACCTGACTCCGCAGGATGAAGTCGCTCTGCGCGACAGTGGGCTGAATCGCGTCACCGACACCTGCATCCCGGAAACCGTGATGAAGGAGATCGAGGACCACATTGTCCAGATGTGGACCGAAGCGGCGAGCAGGGGAGAAGCGAAATTTCCCCACCAATTCCTGAATGACGTCCTCGATATTCCTGGCATAGAGGATCGTTTCCAGCTTCCGCGAGAGCGCTCTTGGGTCCTTGCCGCCAAGGAAATGAGCATCCCCATCTACACTCCGGGCTGGGAAGACTCCACTCTGGGCAATATCTACACTGCCGAAGTCATGCTCGGGAATATCCCGAACCACAATGGTGTCAAACGGGGAACCCAGCAATTGGAGCATCTGGCAGGATGGTATAAGAAACGAGCCGATGCGGAGATCCCCGTGGGGTTTTTCCAGATCGGTGGTGGCATTTCGGGAGATTTCTCCATCTGCGTCGTGCCCATGCTCATTCAGGACTGCTACCTGGAAGACACTCCCTACTGGGCCTACTTTGCCCAGATCGGTGACTCCACGACCTCATACGGGTCATACTCCGGCGCGCCGCCCAATGAAAAGATCACCTGGCACAAGCTGGCCCCCGACACCCCTCGATTCATGATCAATTCCGACGCCAGCATTGTGGCACCGTTAATCTTCACCTACGTACTTGAAGATTCCTCGTCTTAGAATAAAGACGAATCCAGATCGCCAGCCTCGGCGGACACGGGCCTGACCCAGACTTCACCTGTGGCTGTCAGGAAAAACACCTTGCGTCCGCGCCTGCCGAGCACATCCTCGGCCATGACCTTCAGCCCATGCTTGGCCAGGGAGTCGCGTGCCGCACTCACGTTCTTGCGCCCGACATCGACGATATCACGCACGGCATCCTTGCGTTCGGGGTCAATGGTGAATCCCCCCCCGAACAGCTTCACGTCCAGATCATGCGCTTTGATGCCCAATTTGCCGAAACGAACCATGATTTCATCCACGGCCACATCCACATATTTACAAGACCTTTTTTCATTCAAATAACCGCAGCAAATCGGTAACATGGCATGAAAGATGGCGGCCGCAGACGATACAGGATGATAGAACGTCGCGCTGACACACGAACCTAGCACCGTGGTAATCATCGCAGGCCTGCGCGTAAAAATGCACTCTCCAATACGTAAATGC is part of the Desulfovibrio ferrophilus genome and harbors:
- a CDS encoding chemotaxis protein CheD encodes the protein MDEIMVRFGKLGIKAHDLDVKLFGGGFTIDPERKDAVRDIVDVGRKNVSAARDSLAKHGLKVMAEDVLGRRGRKVFFLTATGEVWVRPVSAEAGDLDSSLF
- a CDS encoding deoxyhypusine synthase family protein, which encodes MTAIRAFMEEHFKHFNARETLDAAKGWCDLLDGGGQMFLAMAGAMSTAEIGISLARMIRQGKVHAISCTAANLEEDIFNLFAGNEYKILPEYRDLTPQDEVALRDSGLNRVTDTCIPETVMKEIEDHIVQMWTEAASRGEAKFPHQFLNDVLDIPGIEDRFQLPRERSWVLAAKEMSIPIYTPGWEDSTLGNIYTAEVMLGNIPNHNGVKRGTQQLEHLAGWYKKRADAEIPVGFFQIGGGISGDFSICVVPMLIQDCYLEDTPYWAYFAQIGDSTTSYGSYSGAPPNEKITWHKLAPDTPRFMINSDASIVAPLIFTYVLEDSSS
- a CDS encoding efflux RND transporter permease subunit encodes the protein MDIIRSSIDKPVTVLVGIILIVLFGLIGLFGLPYQLTPSVTEPEITVTTTWSGATPYEIERDIIEEQEDVLKGIPGLKEMDSTSKNSSGELTLKFKIGTDSDDALLRVSNKLNEVPSYPATADKPVITATGSAASPVIWIVLKALPDNKRPIASYKTLFEDRVRQHLERVEGVADLFIGGGTEQEMHVIVDPAKLAAHGLTIPDLIGVLQTENINISAGNMSLGSHEYRIRSVGEFKSPEQIEAVVIRSTGQQRVTVADVGRAEFGFERPVSAMMHNNEPGIAIGVKPETGANILEMTDRVHEVVKELNSGMLKENGIRMDWTYDQRPYINGAIGLVQQNIIVGSILAVTILIIFLRSLSSTIIVAVAIPISIIGTFIFMSLFGRNLNVVSLAGISFAVGMLVDNAIVVLENIDRHRKQLGKRAAQAAYDGTREVWGAVLASTLTTVAVFLPVVFIEEEAGQLFKDIAIAVTCAVSISMIVSISVIPMFAKQLFSLAERRKNGKEFELRILKPLTGLGTRISNSVMGLVQTCLKSTGTRLATILLLTGLAVGSSWLFMPKMEYLPQGNRNMLLSVLIPPPGMSVNERTDWGNRIFGMADPFLGQDEVNGLPGIRNLFYVGTPGFNIFGVISSQEQRARELLGPMMGWSNSIPGVFGFSFQAGIFQNQIGGDRTIDVDLIGSDLPTMAAAAQTLFLTIPKAMAGAQVRPVPSFEMTFPEIRLAPYRDRLKATGLTSQDLGISTDVLMDGRKVGDFKEEGQPSIDLVLMASEQKISTPEDLYGALLSTPDGRLLPISSLAGLTRTTGINEIRHLERNRTFTLQVTPPETMPLEEAMELIQDSIIPDLEAKGALQGMKTQLSGAADKLTVTRQALQWNFILAVVIIYLLMSSLFGNFFYPLIILFTVPLAAAGGFIGLKLENLLLTTQPLDVLTMLGFVILIGVVVNNAILIVHQSLNNIREGGMDHKEAVLESVRTRLRPIYMSAMTSIFGMLPLAVWPGPGSELYRGLGAVILGGLALSTVFTVFVIPSLLMFFIGMEKKGTPSTATQT